In the Halococcus salifodinae DSM 8989 genome, AGACCTTCGTCGGCGATTATCTCGCGGCCAGCGTCAACAACGAGGTCGACGGCGGTCGGATGCGGTGGTATCCGTGGCACTCCGCGGCGTACCGGTTCAACCACATCAAAAACGTGGTCGCGATCGCGACGAAGATCGCCGAGGCCGAGGGCGCGAACGTCGATGTCGTCCGGGTCGCCGCGCTCTTCCACGACGTCTCGAAGCTCGAAGCCGAACAGGACCACCACGCCGAGGCGGGCGCACGCGTCGCCCGCGAGTATCTCCACTCCCACGGCGAGTACCCCGAATCGTTCGTCGAGGAGGTGTGTACGGCGGTCGCCGACCACTCCTACCAGGGCCCGCTCGCGGAGCTCTCGCTCGAAACGCGGTGTCTCATCGAGGCCGACCTGCTCGACAAGGTGGGGGCGAACGGGGCGGTGCTGTTGGTCCTCCGGATGGGCTACGAGTCACGCACCCACATGGACGCCGCCGAGATGGTCGGGCGGGTGGCCGACCGCGGCGAGGACGTGGCTGCGCGCGTCGAGAGCGATCGGGCGGTGAGCCTCGTCCACCAGCGGCTGAAGCGCGTGAAGTGGCTGCGCGAGTGGCTCGACGACGAGATCGCCGGCGTGGATCTCGATCCCGAGGAGTGAGCCGATCGGCTCAGCCGAGCCTCAGACGAGCGGGATCGACCCACCAAGCACCGATGTCGCCTCGCCGAGGAAGAGCAGCCCGAAGACCGCGAGCACGAGCGCGCTCGCGTAGGCGATCGTCGGTCCGACACCGGTCGCCCGGCGTTCGGCCGCGACCAGCGTCGCCGGGAACCCCACGATCCAGACCACGATTCCCGCAAAGAAGCCGACGAGCAGCGTCGGGCTCCCGGTCGAGACGACGAGCACACCGGAGAGCGTCTCGCCGACGGAGGGCAGCGCCGCGAGCACGTCGATCCGGCCGGGTTCGAGCAGTCCGACGCCGACAGTGAGCCAGAAGACGATCTGGTAGGGGTTGGTGAGCGCGAGCACGAACGCCTTCCGGAACCCTCGCGAGTCCTCTGGAGTGGCCTCGTCGGCCGAAGCGGTGGCGTCACGGGCTGCGGTGTAGGCGAAATAAAGCATCAACGCACCACCGATCGCGAACGCGAGACCGCGCACGATCGGGAACCGCTCGACCACCGCGACCGCGCCGACCACCGCGAGCACGAAAAAGCAGGCGTCCGCAGTCAACGCGCCAAGCCCCGCCCAGAAGCCCGCTGTCCAGCCGCGGAGCACGCTCTCCTCGGCGATGATCGCGTTCATCGGGCCCGGCGGCGCGGCGATCGCGAGGCCGAACACCGCGCCGGCGAGAACCGTCGTCACGGCTTCCAGAACGGCCATCGATCACTTCCGCTGGCCAGTGTCAGTTGTAAACACAGCGAACGGACCTGTCTTCATCGTCATCGTCTCACAGGCGGCGACCGGCGCGAATAAGTCTGTTCATCGTGTTGATATGTGTCAACGCAGCTTAGCGCGGCGGCCGTGGCGGCCGCGGCGCGGTGGCGGATGCGGTACGGTCCTCGGTGGATGAAGGGCGAGGCGCGCGAACGAGGCCGTAGGCCGAGTGAGTAGCGACCGCAGGGAGCGCGCGGTGAGGGCTTCGGCGGTGCTGTGCGGGGCGGTTGCGGTCGCGGAAAGCGTAATATCCGCGCGAGCGATGGGCGGCGCGAGCGTAGCGAGGGCCGCCAAGCGAGCGGGGTTCGCCGCGAACGAGCGAAGCGAGTGAGCGGATGTTTTTAGTCGAGGTTTTTGCGAGGAGTGGTGGGCGAGCGAGTGAAACGAGCAAGCGCACCCGACGAAGTAAAAAAGTCGCTAGACACCCTTGCCCATCAGATGACTCCGGAGAATGTCGTCTTCTTTGTTTCCGGTGGCGGTGTTCATGAGGACCACCGTGTCGTCGCTCTCGAACTCCCCTTGTTCGGCGAGGTCCCACGCGCCGCTGGCGGCCGCCGCACAGGTCGCGCCCATCTCGATCCCCTCGTGCTGGGCCACCGTGATCGCGCTGTCGAGGATGTCCTCGTCGGGGGTCGCGACCGCACCGCCCTCCGACTCGTCGAGTGCGTCGAGGATCAGCGGGCTCGCACCGGGATCGGGAATCTCGATCCCGCCACAGATCGTATCGGGCGTGTCCCACGTCTCGTGTCGGTCGTCTCCCTCGTTCCACGCGTCGACGATCGGCGCACAGCCGCTCGACTGGGCGGCGTACATCGCGGGGAGGTCGTCAGTGAACCCGAGGTCGCGGAACTCCTTCGCACCTTTGTGCATCCCGACGAGGCCGACACCGCCGCCGGTGGGGTAGACGATTCTGTCCGGGACCTCCCTGTCGAGCTGTTCTGTGATCTCGTAGTACATCGTCTTCTTGCCCTCGTGGCGATACGGCGTGGTGAACGAGCTCGTGGAGTACCACTCCTCGCCCTCAGGCCGATCGTCCATCGCGTCGGCACAGGCCGCGGCGGCGTCCTCGAACCGACCCCCGACCACGGTCATGTCGCCACCGTGGACGTTGATCATCGCCTTGTTCACGAAGTTCGCCCGCGAGGGGACGAACACGTGTGAATCGAGCCCCGCGCGGGCGGCGTACGCCGCGGCCGACTGGCCGGCGTTGCCCGCCGAGGTGAGTACGATGTCGCTCGCGCCGTGCTCGCTCGCGGCCGACACCGCGAGCGCGTGGCCGCGATCCTTGAACGAGCCCGTCGGATTGCGGCCCTCGTCCTTGATCACGACGCGCCCGACGCCGAGCTCGTCGGCGAGATCAGGACACTCGATCAGCGGTGTGGTGCCCTCGTCCATCGTCACCGCCGCCGCACGCGGGATCGGGAGCAGCTCCTCGTAGCGCCACTGGCCGTCGAACGGCCGATCTTCGAGCTCCGCGCGCGTGAGATCGATTTCCGCGTAGTCGTACGTCGGATCGCAGATCCCGCCACACTCGGGACACTCGTGAGTCACCGACTCGGCGTCGAACTGCTCGCCGCAGTCGGTACATTCGAGCCCGTCGAACGCCGCGGTCGTCTCCATACATCGAGACGGGTCGGGAGCGACAAATGGGTTCCCGTCCGACTAGAATCACCGAGGCCATTCTGGACTGTTGTCAGTGAAATCGTCTTCGAGACCGACAGTCTCGATACGGCTTCCGAGACCACACTGATGCCGACGCCAGTGAAAACCGCAAGCCACACGCCTCCCCGACCGACTCCCTCATTCGCTCCGCTCACTTCGTTCACACCGCTCGTTCAGTCATCCCTCGCACGCGAGTTGCGCGCCGACGAGCGGCGTCTGCTCACGGCGCTTCGCGCCGTTCGCACGGCCAGCGGGACGGTACTGCCGTCCCGCTCGGCGCAGCCGTGCGCCAACCGCACGGTTGCCTCTCCAGTTCGTGACACGCCGTCAAGCCCGATGGGAGGCGTTTTGTCCCCGGCGATCGGAGCCGATCCATGACTCGGGTCATCGTCGTCGGCGGCGGGCTCGCAGGGCTGACCGCGGCCCGTCACCTCGCCCGCGCGGGGATCGACGTCCAGGTGTTCGAGCGCCGGAGTTCGGTCGGCGGCCGCGTTCGGAGCCGTCACGAGGACGGGTTCGTGCTCGATCGGGGGTTCCAGGTGCTGTTCACGGCCTACCCGGCGGCGAAGCGCGAACTCGACCTCGCTTCCCTCGATCTCCACGAGTTCACACCCGGCGCGACGCTTGCGCGACCGGGCCATCGAACCACACTCGCCGACCCACTCCGCGATCCTGGCTCGCTCACCAACACGCTGTTCAACCGCGATCCCACGCTCTTCGACAAGCTCCGAATCCTCTCACTCCGCCAGGAATTCGCTGACCGGGACGAGGCCGACCTCTTCGCCGGCGACGACCGATCGATCCGCGCACTCCTCGCCGATCGTGGGTTCTCGGAGCCGTTCGTCGAGCGCTTTTTCGCCCCCTTCTACGGCGGGATCACGCTCGACCGGGACCTCTCGACCTCGGCCGCGGTGTTCGGCTACACCTTCCGGATGCTCGCCGAGGGGTCGATCGCGATCCCCGCCGACGGAATGGGTGCGATCCCCGCACAGCTCGCCGACGCCGCCCGCGACGCCGGAGCCGAAATCACGCTCGACACACCCGCCGAGGCGATCGAAACGCCCGAAAGTGGGGCTGGAGCGATCGACGCGACGACCGCCTCGACCGACGAAGTGACGGTCGAGACCGGTGGCGAGACCCACGAGGCCGACGCGGTCGTCGTCGCCACCGATCCGCAGTCTGCCCGCGACCTCACCGGCGTCGCGTCGATCCCGACCGACGCCCGCGGCTGCGTGACT is a window encoding:
- a CDS encoding HD domain-containing protein, with protein sequence MGVEVRESPVSAASFEAMETFVGDYLAASVNNEVDGGRMRWYPWHSAAYRFNHIKNVVAIATKIAEAEGANVDVVRVAALFHDVSKLEAEQDHHAEAGARVAREYLHSHGEYPESFVEEVCTAVADHSYQGPLAELSLETRCLIEADLLDKVGANGAVLLVLRMGYESRTHMDAAEMVGRVADRGEDVAARVESDRAVSLVHQRLKRVKWLREWLDDEIAGVDLDPEE
- a CDS encoding LysE family translocator — its product is MAVLEAVTTVLAGAVFGLAIAAPPGPMNAIIAEESVLRGWTAGFWAGLGALTADACFFVLAVVGAVAVVERFPIVRGLAFAIGGALMLYFAYTAARDATASADEATPEDSRGFRKAFVLALTNPYQIVFWLTVGVGLLEPGRIDVLAALPSVGETLSGVLVVSTGSPTLLVGFFAGIVVWIVGFPATLVAAERRATGVGPTIAYASALVLAVFGLLFLGEATSVLGGSIPLV
- a CDS encoding threonine synthase encodes the protein METTAAFDGLECTDCGEQFDAESVTHECPECGGICDPTYDYAEIDLTRAELEDRPFDGQWRYEELLPIPRAAAVTMDEGTTPLIECPDLADELGVGRVVIKDEGRNPTGSFKDRGHALAVSAASEHGASDIVLTSAGNAGQSAAAYAARAGLDSHVFVPSRANFVNKAMINVHGGDMTVVGGRFEDAAAACADAMDDRPEGEEWYSTSSFTTPYRHEGKKTMYYEITEQLDREVPDRIVYPTGGGVGLVGMHKGAKEFRDLGFTDDLPAMYAAQSSGCAPIVDAWNEGDDRHETWDTPDTICGGIEIPDPGASPLILDALDESEGGAVATPDEDILDSAITVAQHEGIEMGATCAAAASGAWDLAEQGEFESDDTVVLMNTATGNKEDDILRSHLMGKGV
- a CDS encoding NAD(P)/FAD-dependent oxidoreductase → MTRVIVVGGGLAGLTAARHLARAGIDVQVFERRSSVGGRVRSRHEDGFVLDRGFQVLFTAYPAAKRELDLASLDLHEFTPGATLARPGHRTTLADPLRDPGSLTNTLFNRDPTLFDKLRILSLRQEFADRDEADLFAGDDRSIRALLADRGFSEPFVERFFAPFYGGITLDRDLSTSAAVFGYTFRMLAEGSIAIPADGMGAIPAQLADAARDAGAEITLDTPAEAIETPESGAGAIDATTASTDEVTVETGGETHEADAVVVATDPQSARDLTGVASIPTDARGCVTQYFSLPTHDALDTGRKLLLNAEEDGPNHVAPLSAVAPEYAPEGRELLSATFLGDPDESDDELARQVKRTLAAWYPERRFDDLTHLRTDRIPFAQIAQPPGFYRDAPAVDAPAGPVYLAGDHTRWSSIHGAMDSGRAAARAVLDSE